Below is a genomic region from candidate division KSB1 bacterium.
GGTCCAAAATCTGTATGCCCAAAATCTGCCGGTCAAATTTGAGCGCATCACGGTGGCGGAGGGGCTTTCGCAAAGCTCGGTTTATTGTATATTGCAAGATCGTCAGGGCTTTATGTGGTTTGCCACCGGCGATGGGTTGAATAAATACGATGGCTACAGCATTACAACGTATAAACACGAAGCCGCGGATTCGGCCTCGATCTCGGGAAATTGGACCAAGTCGCTTTATGAAGATCGCGGCGGCACGCTCTGGATTGGAACTTTTAACTACGGCCTCAATCGCTTTGATCGCGAAACCGAGCGTTTTACCCACTTTCTTCACGACCCCAACGATCCTCACAGCCTGAGTGACAATGAGGTCAATGTCATCTACGAAGACCATGCGGGCACGTTGTGGGTGGGGACCGACAATGGGCTCAATCGCCTCGATCATGCCGCTTCGATTTCGAAAAGATCGAATAAAACTCGCGAGAAGACATTTACCCGTTTTCTCCCTGACCCGCAAAATCCTCATAGCCTAAGTCATCCCACCGTCACCGCCATTCACGAGGATCGCTTCAATACGCTTTGGATCGCAACAGAAGGCGGCGGACTCAATTTGTTTGATCGTGACACAGAACAATTCAGCCACTTTGTCCACGATCTCAATGATCCTCAGAGCTTGAGCGACGACTTTGTTCAAGAAATTTATGAAGACCGGGTCGGAAGATTATGGCTGGGAACGGAGCGTGGTGGACTCAATATGCTCGAGCGCGCCTCCTCGACAAACGCAGTCCCCCGATTTACCCGTTTTATCTACGACCCGAAGAATCTACAGGGCTTGAATCACCCCGACGTTCGGGTCATTTGCGAAGATGGTTCGGGCAAGCTTTGGCTCGGCACGCTCGGCGGCGGACTGAATTATTTTGATCCTCAAACCAGGCAAACCATTCATTACGTCAACGATCCGAAAAACCCCAACAGCCTGAGCAATGACCGCGTCATTTCAATTTATCAAGACCGCACCGGCACGCTTTGGATTGGCACCGATGATGGCATCAATAAATTGGACCGCGGTCAAGGAAAATTCATGGCTCTGCTTAATGCGCTGGAGAATCCCCAAAATTCTTTTCAGAATAAAATCTGGGCGGTCTGTAAAGATCGCAACGGCGCGCTTTGGATTGGAACGGAAAACGGCCTTTTCCGGCGGAGATGGGATGATCTCGCTTTGTCGCAGTCACCGCCCCAGACAGTGCGAGCCTCTGGCGAGGCGCCCATGCCTTGGCGTGAAATAAAAGAGCAGGTTTTTTATTTCAATAATGATCCCCACAATCCTCTTAGTTTATTGGAGAATAAAATCCATGTGATTTATGAAGACTCGCGCGGCACGCTCTGGTTCGGAACCGCCAGCGGACTCCGGTTGCTTGCCCCCACCCTCGCTTCGAAAAAAAATGACGCGCCGTTGCAGTTTAGGCAATGGGAAGCGAACACGCCGAATGCGAGCGGATTGGATCGGCTGCAAATTTTTGCCATCTGTGAAGATTCTTCTGCGGCGCGGCGTTCGCCCAACGGCGAGCATACGTTCTGGATTGGAACGAGCGGCGGGCTTTTCCGCTTGCAGCGCGACGCGCGCGGGCAATTTCGCACCACCGTTTTCAAACGCGACCCGCAGAATCCCAATAGCCTCAGCAGCAACAACGTCCGCGCCCTCCTGGTGGATGGTGCCGGCACGTTGTGGGTTGGAACCTGGGCCGACGGGCTCAATCAATTCGATGAACGATCGGGGCAATTTAAGCGATTTGGGCATGATCCCAAAAATCCCCGTAGCGTGGCCAATAATTTTATTCGCGCCATTTATGAAGATCGCGCCGGCAGGCTGTGGATTGGAACCGACGGCGGGCTTGATGAATTGGATCGGACCACAAAACAATTCAAGCATTACACCGAGAAAGACGGCCTGCCCAATAACAGGATTTATTGCATCCTGGAAGATGATCGCGGCCGTTTGTGGTTGAGCACCAATAACGGCCTCTCCCGTTTTGATCCTTCGGCCTCGGTTGGTCCAGCGTTCAAAAACTATACGGTCCGTGATGGTTTGTCGCATCAGGAGTTTAATCGTGGCGCTTATTTTAAGAGCGGCAGCGGCGAAATGTTTTTTGGCAGCATGAATGGCGTGACGGCGTTTCATCCCAACAGCATCAAAGATAATCCTTTTGTGCCGCCGGTGGTGATCACCTCGTGCAAGCGCTACAATACCGATGACGCCGAGGGCATCGCCATTGTGGAAAAAGGCATCTCCGCGCGGCAGGAAATCAAATTTTCTTATAAAGACAATATCATCACCTTTGAATTTGCGGCCTTGAATTTTCGCAATCCGGCACAGAACCAATACGCTTATAAATTGGAAGGCTATCGCGAGCACTGGATTCAACTGGGCGCCCACCGCGAAGCGACATTTACCAACCTCGATCCGGGTGAATATGTTTTGCGTGTGAAAGGCTCTAACGAAGACGGCGTTTGGAATGAAGAAGGTGCGTCGATCAAAATCATTATCACCCCACCGTGGTGGCGCACGCGATGGGCGTATGCAGTGTATGCGCTGTTGGTGATTGCAATCGTTTTTGCCACCAATCGCGCGCAACGACGGCGCTTGATCATAAAAGAGCGCGAACGGGCGGAGACGGCACGCAAAGACCTCGAGTTGAAAAAGGCGGCGGAACTCAAGGCCGCCTATGAGAAATTGGCGGAGGCCTACGAACGCTTGAAAGCCACGCAGCAGCAGCTCGTCACGCAGCAAAAGCTTGCCTCGCTCGGCCAGCTCACCGCCGGCATCGCGCATGAGATCAAGAATCCGTTGAATTTCGTGAATAATTTTGCCGCGCTGTCGATGGATTTGGCGAAAGAGTTGCGAGAAGAAATCGTAAAACGTAAAGCGAAAAACGTAAACGGCGACGACTTTGCGGATATTGAGGAGATTCTTGACACGTTGGAACAAAACGCGGAGAAAATCAATCACCACGGCAAGCGCGCGGATGGCATCGTCAAGAGCATGATGCAGCACGCGCGCGGCTCTTCCGGCCAGCGCGAGTTGGCGGACATCAATCATTTGCTCGACGAAGCGGTGAATCTCACTTATCACGGCTTGCGAGCGCAGGATGTTTCCTTCAATATTGCCATTGAAAAGCAATACGACGAAACCATCGGCAAGATCGAAGTCGTGCCGCAGGATTTGAGCCGGGTGTTCTTGAATCTTATCAACAATGCGTGTTATGCCGCGCACTTGAAAGCGAGAGCGGGAGACGGGGAGAGTGGGAGAAAGGGAGATCGGGAGAGTG
It encodes:
- a CDS encoding ATP-binding protein, translating into MKTREQWCKPVIRYAIIFVLQVLVQNLYAQNLPVKFERITVAEGLSQSSVYCILQDRQGFMWFATGDGLNKYDGYSITTYKHEAADSASISGNWTKSLYEDRGGTLWIGTFNYGLNRFDRETERFTHFLHDPNDPHSLSDNEVNVIYEDHAGTLWVGTDNGLNRLDHAASISKRSNKTREKTFTRFLPDPQNPHSLSHPTVTAIHEDRFNTLWIATEGGGLNLFDRDTEQFSHFVHDLNDPQSLSDDFVQEIYEDRVGRLWLGTERGGLNMLERASSTNAVPRFTRFIYDPKNLQGLNHPDVRVICEDGSGKLWLGTLGGGLNYFDPQTRQTIHYVNDPKNPNSLSNDRVISIYQDRTGTLWIGTDDGINKLDRGQGKFMALLNALENPQNSFQNKIWAVCKDRNGALWIGTENGLFRRRWDDLALSQSPPQTVRASGEAPMPWREIKEQVFYFNNDPHNPLSLLENKIHVIYEDSRGTLWFGTASGLRLLAPTLASKKNDAPLQFRQWEANTPNASGLDRLQIFAICEDSSAARRSPNGEHTFWIGTSGGLFRLQRDARGQFRTTVFKRDPQNPNSLSSNNVRALLVDGAGTLWVGTWADGLNQFDERSGQFKRFGHDPKNPRSVANNFIRAIYEDRAGRLWIGTDGGLDELDRTTKQFKHYTEKDGLPNNRIYCILEDDRGRLWLSTNNGLSRFDPSASVGPAFKNYTVRDGLSHQEFNRGAYFKSGSGEMFFGSMNGVTAFHPNSIKDNPFVPPVVITSCKRYNTDDAEGIAIVEKGISARQEIKFSYKDNIITFEFAALNFRNPAQNQYAYKLEGYREHWIQLGAHREATFTNLDPGEYVLRVKGSNEDGVWNEEGASIKIIITPPWWRTRWAYAVYALLVIAIVFATNRAQRRRLIIKERERAETARKDLELKKAAELKAAYEKLAEAYERLKATQQQLVTQQKLASLGQLTAGIAHEIKNPLNFVNNFAALSMDLAKELREEIVKRKAKNVNGDDFADIEEILDTLEQNAEKINHHGKRADGIVKSMMQHARGSSGQRELADINHLLDEAVNLTYHGLRAQDVSFNIAIEKQYDETIGKIEVVPQDLSRVFLNLINNACYAAHLKARAGDGESGRKGDRESGRWGENESPSHPLAPSSRQPFTPTLSVSTKNLGDQIEIRIRDNGNGIPAEIRDKIFNPFFTTKPTGQGTGLGLSISYDIIVQQHRGEIRVETDEGKFTEFVVRLPKNG